One window of Erwinia aphidicola genomic DNA carries:
- the mltC gene encoding membrane-bound lytic murein transglycosylase MltC gives MNKKLISLLVIAPLLISCSGKKQNNYHEEWVKDTNGFDILMGQFAHNIENIWGINEVLIAGPKDYVKYSDQYYTRSHINFDAGSITIETIAGTDPMASLRQAIITTLLIGEDPGNVDLYSDVNDIQISKEPLLYGQVLDNTGQPIRWQGRAASFADYLIQNKLQKRNSGLHVIWSVTIPMVPNHLDKRAHKYLPMVRKAAEKYGVDQSLILAIMQIESSFNPYAVSHADALGLMQVVQHTAGVDVFRMKGKWGKPSRSYLLDPENNIDAGTAYLSILQGSYLSGISNSTSRRYAVITAYNGGAGSVLRVFSSDKNRAFSNINDMSPAQVYQQLTTNHPSAESRRYLVKVTNAQKGYHRY, from the coding sequence ATGAACAAGAAACTGATAAGTCTGCTGGTTATTGCACCATTACTGATCTCCTGCTCCGGCAAGAAACAGAATAACTATCATGAAGAGTGGGTTAAAGACACCAACGGCTTTGATATCCTGATGGGTCAGTTTGCCCACAACATTGAGAATATCTGGGGCATTAACGAAGTACTGATCGCCGGTCCAAAAGACTACGTGAAGTACAGCGATCAATATTATACCCGTAGCCATATCAACTTCGACGCCGGTAGCATCACCATCGAAACCATCGCCGGAACGGATCCTATGGCCAGCCTGCGCCAGGCGATTATCACGACCCTGCTGATCGGCGAAGATCCGGGTAATGTCGATCTGTACTCCGACGTCAACGATATTCAGATCAGTAAAGAGCCGCTGCTGTACGGCCAGGTGCTGGATAACACCGGCCAGCCGATCCGCTGGCAGGGGCGCGCCGCCAGCTTTGCTGATTATCTGATCCAGAATAAGCTGCAAAAGCGTAACTCTGGCCTGCATGTGATCTGGTCCGTCACCATTCCGATGGTGCCAAACCACCTCGACAAGCGTGCGCACAAATACCTGCCGATGGTGCGTAAAGCCGCCGAGAAATACGGGGTCGATCAGTCGCTGATCCTGGCAATTATGCAGATTGAATCGAGCTTCAACCCCTATGCGGTCAGCCATGCGGATGCGCTGGGCCTGATGCAGGTCGTGCAGCACACCGCCGGGGTCGACGTTTTCCGTATGAAGGGGAAATGGGGCAAGCCAAGCCGCAGCTATCTGCTGGACCCGGAAAACAATATCGATGCTGGTACCGCGTACCTGTCGATACTGCAGGGTAGCTATCTGTCCGGCATCAGCAACAGCACCTCGCGCCGCTATGCGGTGATCACCGCCTACAACGGCGGAGCGGGCAGCGTGCTGCGGGTGTTCTCCAGCGATAAAAATCGCGCCTTCAGCAACATTAACGATATGTCACCGGCGCAAGTCTATCAGCAGCTGACCACCAACCACCCGTCAGCGGAATCACGCCGCTACCTGGTGAAAGTGACCAACGCGCAGAAAGGCTATCACCGCTACTGA
- a CDS encoding phosphoenolpyruvate hydrolase family protein, translating into MPAFNRQQLLTKFRQMIARREPIIGGGAGTGLSAKCEEAGGIDLIVIYNSGRYRMAGRGSLAGLLAYGNANEIVVDMAKEVLPVVKQTPVLAGVNGTDPFCNFDKFLDDLKALGFSGVQNFPTVGLIDGNFRANLEETGMGYGLEVEMIRLANQKEMLTTPYVFSAADAVAMTEAGADIIVPHMGLTTGGNIGAETALQLRDCVPLVNEWAAAAKAVREDVIVLCHGGPISSPQDAQYILENCPQCDGFYGASSMERLPTEVALTDTTKKFKNISR; encoded by the coding sequence ATGCCTGCTTTTAATCGTCAGCAGCTGCTGACTAAGTTCAGACAGATGATTGCCCGCCGCGAGCCGATCATCGGCGGCGGCGCGGGGACCGGGCTGTCGGCCAAGTGCGAAGAGGCTGGCGGTATCGATCTGATCGTCATTTACAACTCCGGCCGCTACCGCATGGCCGGGCGGGGTTCACTGGCCGGGCTGCTGGCCTACGGCAATGCCAACGAGATCGTCGTTGATATGGCGAAAGAGGTCTTGCCGGTAGTGAAACAGACGCCGGTGCTGGCTGGCGTCAACGGCACCGATCCGTTCTGCAATTTCGATAAGTTTCTCGACGACCTCAAGGCGCTGGGTTTTTCCGGCGTGCAGAACTTCCCGACGGTGGGCCTGATTGACGGCAATTTCCGCGCCAATCTGGAAGAGACCGGCATGGGTTACGGGCTGGAAGTGGAGATGATCCGTCTGGCGAATCAGAAAGAGATGCTGACCACCCCCTACGTGTTTAGCGCCGCAGACGCGGTGGCCATGACCGAAGCGGGGGCGGATATCATCGTGCCGCATATGGGCCTGACCACCGGCGGAAACATCGGTGCAGAAACTGCGCTGCAGCTCAGGGACTGTGTGCCGCTGGTCAACGAGTGGGCCGCCGCGGCCAAAGCGGTGCGCGAAGATGTAATTGTGCTGTGCCACGGCGGACCCATCTCTAGCCCGCAAGATGCGCAGTACATCCTCGAAAACTGCCCGCAGTGCGACGGCTTCTACGGCGCCAGCTCGATGGAACGCCTGCCAACCGAAGTGGCGCTGACCGACACCACCAAAAAATTCAAAAACATCAGTCGCTAA
- a CDS encoding Tm-1-like ATP-binding domain-containing protein: MNNDTGSIYAVATADTKGRELFYVSGLIAQAGVKVVTVDLSTQQLSTPFTGDISAETVADFHPEGRGAVFCGDRGKAIVAMARAFEIFLSQRDDVAGVIGLGGSGGTALITPAMQALPVGIPKLMVSTMASGDVSGYIGASDIAMLYSVTDVAGLNRISRRVLGNAAHQIAGAVMFSVPPDSSDKPAIGLTMFGVTTPCVEAVSSGLEADYDCLVFHATGSGGKAMEKLADSHMLCGMLDLTTTEVCDLLFEGVLACGEDRFDALARSEVPCVISCGALDMVNFGHPSTIPAKYAARQFYHHNPQVTLMRTTVEENVAMARWIAEKLNRCAGEIRFLIPEGGFSALDAEGQPFWSPEADRAFIRTLEAELKQTTLRQIIRLPWNINHPQFAAAAVAQFRQLAPRGK; encoded by the coding sequence ATGAATAATGATACTGGATCCATCTACGCTGTTGCGACAGCGGATACTAAAGGAAGGGAACTGTTTTACGTCAGCGGGCTGATTGCTCAGGCTGGAGTAAAAGTCGTTACAGTTGACCTGTCAACTCAACAACTTAGCACACCTTTTACCGGTGATATTTCTGCCGAAACCGTGGCGGATTTCCACCCTGAAGGGCGCGGTGCGGTGTTCTGTGGCGACAGGGGGAAGGCGATAGTGGCGATGGCCAGGGCTTTTGAGATTTTCCTTAGCCAGCGCGATGATGTAGCCGGGGTGATCGGCTTAGGCGGTTCGGGCGGTACGGCCTTGATCACGCCCGCAATGCAGGCGCTGCCGGTGGGCATCCCGAAGCTGATGGTCTCCACCATGGCGTCCGGTGACGTTTCCGGCTATATCGGCGCCAGCGATATCGCCATGCTCTACTCGGTGACGGATGTTGCCGGGCTGAACCGCATTTCGCGCCGGGTGCTGGGCAATGCCGCGCATCAGATTGCCGGGGCGGTAATGTTTTCCGTGCCGCCGGACAGCAGCGATAAGCCGGCTATCGGCCTGACGATGTTTGGCGTTACCACGCCGTGCGTTGAGGCCGTCAGCAGCGGGCTGGAGGCCGACTATGACTGTCTGGTATTCCACGCCACCGGCAGCGGCGGCAAAGCCATGGAGAAGCTGGCAGACAGCCATATGCTCTGCGGGATGCTGGATCTGACCACCACCGAGGTGTGCGATCTGTTGTTTGAGGGCGTACTGGCCTGCGGTGAAGATCGTTTTGATGCGCTGGCGCGCAGCGAAGTACCCTGCGTCATCTCCTGCGGGGCACTGGATATGGTCAACTTCGGCCATCCTTCCACTATTCCGGCAAAGTACGCGGCTCGCCAGTTCTATCACCACAATCCGCAGGTGACGCTGATGCGCACCACGGTGGAAGAGAATGTGGCGATGGCACGCTGGATCGCGGAAAAGCTCAACCGCTGCGCGGGTGAGATCCGCTTTTTGATCCCGGAAGGTGGCTTCTCGGCGCTGGATGCAGAAGGCCAGCCGTTCTGGTCACCGGAAGCGGATCGGGCCTTTATCCGCACGCTGGAAGCTGAGCTAAAGCAAACCACGCTGCGACAAATAATCAGACTGCCGTGGAATATTAATCATCCACAATTTGCCGCTGCGGCGGTGGCTCAATTTCGCCAACTGGCACCCAGAGGAAAATAA
- a CDS encoding TetR/AcrR family transcriptional regulator, translated as MEQRDSAGVLGLTSTRARTRRLLIDTAMKLFDSGAFPSITEVAQEAQLSRATAYRYFPTQSALVSAIVTETLSPIKHWQPTKKDASERIDELLSFAFPRMLKHEGTLRAALHLSLTQWAQSQSTDAVPPKEKLVRGNRKAMLTQVAAPLSKELPPALMERVLQSLSLVYGSEIFLVMKDIWGCDNDELQDIGKWIAKAIVRQAREDALELQ; from the coding sequence GTGGAGCAAAGGGATTCCGCTGGGGTGTTAGGGTTAACATCAACACGCGCAAGAACACGCCGCTTACTGATTGATACAGCGATGAAATTGTTTGATAGCGGGGCCTTTCCCTCTATCACTGAAGTAGCCCAGGAAGCGCAGCTGTCGCGCGCCACGGCTTATCGCTACTTCCCCACGCAAAGCGCGCTGGTCTCAGCTATCGTCACGGAGACGCTTAGCCCGATTAAACACTGGCAGCCGACCAAAAAGGATGCCAGCGAGCGCATTGATGAGCTTCTGAGCTTTGCCTTTCCGCGCATGCTGAAGCATGAAGGTACGCTGAGGGCTGCGCTGCACCTGTCACTAACCCAGTGGGCGCAGTCGCAGTCGACCGATGCGGTGCCGCCAAAAGAGAAGCTGGTGCGCGGCAATCGTAAAGCGATGCTGACCCAGGTCGCCGCGCCGCTGAGTAAAGAGCTGCCGCCCGCGCTAATGGAGCGCGTGCTGCAGTCGCTGTCGCTGGTTTACGGCTCAGAGATTTTTCTGGTGATGAAGGATATCTGGGGCTGTGACAACGATGAGCTACAGGATATCGGCAAGTGGATTGCCAAAGCTATCGTGCGCCAGGCGCGGGAAGATGCTCTTGAACTGCAATAA
- a CDS encoding ornithine decarboxylase yields MTPLKIAASTTVAIHLQTGREVVTLDNTDFTDVAAVVLSVSDSRSGVLALLRHTGFNLPVFIALDDASQAEDLPAVDGVLSGEAEDAALLEAAAAQYQAQLLPPFFQTLTKYVAMDNTTFACPGHQGGEFFKKHPAGRQFFDFFGENVFRADMCNADVKLGDLLIHEGSAKHAQKFAAKVFNADKTYFVLNGTSSANKVVTNALLTRGDLVLFDRNNHKSNHHGALIQAGATPVYLETARNPFGFIGGIDAHCFDEAYVRKQIQQVAPHRASDERPFRLAVIQLGTYDGTVYNARKVIDSIGHLCDYILFDSAWVGYEQFIPVMQACSPLLLDLKPSDPGIFVTQSVHKQQAGFSQTSQIHKKDNHLRGQQRFCSHKRLNNAFMLHASTSPFYPLFAALDINAKMHQGEAGRRLWHECVVLGIDARKAILARCEMIQPFIPDEVDGKSWQDAPTHAIAADPRYFSFAPGAAWHGFAGYEKDQYLVDPCKLLLTTPGIDAASGKYASFGIPATILANYLRENGVVPEKCDLNSILFLLTPAESVEKMAKLVAKLAQFEQHIKEDALLRDVLPTIYRKNAARYAGYTLKRLCQEMHDLYVSHDVKDLQKAMFRQQSLPKVAMNPQDANIEFIRGNVELVPIAEAEGRIAAEGALPYPPGVLCVVPGEVWGGAVQRYFLALEEGLNLLPGFSPELQGVYVEAGEDGVKRLQGYVLA; encoded by the coding sequence ATGACACCTTTGAAAATTGCAGCCAGTACCACCGTCGCTATTCACCTCCAGACCGGGCGCGAAGTCGTGACGCTGGATAACACCGACTTTACCGATGTGGCAGCGGTGGTGCTCTCCGTTTCTGATTCGCGCTCCGGCGTGCTGGCGCTGCTGCGTCATACCGGTTTTAACCTGCCGGTATTTATCGCGCTGGATGATGCTTCGCAGGCGGAAGATCTGCCGGCGGTGGACGGCGTGCTGAGCGGAGAGGCGGAAGATGCTGCGCTGCTGGAAGCCGCCGCCGCGCAGTACCAGGCGCAGCTGCTGCCGCCGTTCTTCCAGACGCTGACCAAATACGTGGCGATGGATAACACCACCTTTGCCTGCCCCGGCCATCAGGGCGGTGAGTTCTTCAAAAAGCATCCGGCAGGACGGCAGTTCTTCGACTTCTTTGGCGAGAACGTGTTTCGCGCTGATATGTGCAATGCGGACGTCAAGCTGGGCGATTTGCTGATCCACGAAGGCTCGGCCAAGCATGCGCAGAAGTTTGCCGCGAAGGTGTTCAACGCCGATAAAACCTACTTCGTGCTTAACGGCACCTCCAGCGCCAATAAAGTGGTGACCAATGCGCTGCTGACGCGTGGCGATCTGGTGCTGTTCGACCGCAATAATCATAAATCCAACCATCACGGAGCGCTGATCCAGGCCGGGGCGACGCCGGTTTATCTGGAAACCGCGCGCAACCCGTTTGGCTTTATCGGCGGCATTGACGCGCACTGTTTTGATGAAGCGTACGTGCGCAAACAGATCCAGCAGGTTGCGCCGCATCGCGCCAGCGACGAGCGCCCGTTCCGCCTGGCGGTGATCCAGCTTGGCACCTATGACGGTACGGTATACAACGCGCGTAAGGTGATCGACAGCATCGGCCACCTGTGTGACTACATCCTGTTTGACTCGGCGTGGGTCGGCTACGAGCAGTTTATTCCGGTGATGCAGGCCTGCTCGCCGCTGCTGCTGGATCTCAAACCCTCAGACCCTGGCATTTTCGTTACTCAGTCGGTGCATAAGCAGCAGGCGGGCTTCTCGCAGACCTCGCAAATCCATAAAAAAGATAACCACCTGCGCGGCCAGCAGCGTTTTTGCAGCCACAAGCGGCTGAACAATGCCTTTATGCTGCACGCCTCTACCAGCCCGTTCTATCCGCTGTTTGCCGCGCTGGATATCAACGCGAAAATGCATCAGGGCGAGGCCGGACGCCGCCTGTGGCACGAGTGCGTGGTGCTGGGGATTGATGCGCGTAAGGCGATCCTCGCGCGCTGTGAGATGATCCAACCATTTATTCCCGACGAGGTTGACGGTAAATCCTGGCAGGATGCGCCAACGCATGCGATCGCCGCCGATCCGCGCTACTTCAGCTTTGCGCCAGGCGCAGCGTGGCACGGCTTTGCCGGTTATGAGAAGGATCAGTATCTGGTCGACCCATGCAAGCTGCTGCTGACCACGCCGGGCATTGATGCCGCCAGCGGCAAATATGCCTCGTTCGGCATTCCAGCCACCATCCTCGCCAACTACCTGCGTGAGAATGGCGTGGTGCCGGAGAAGTGCGATCTTAACTCGATCCTGTTCCTGCTGACCCCGGCGGAGAGCGTAGAGAAGATGGCGAAGCTGGTGGCGAAGCTGGCGCAGTTCGAGCAGCACATCAAAGAAGATGCCCTGCTGCGCGACGTGCTGCCGACCATTTACCGCAAAAATGCGGCCCGCTATGCGGGCTATACGCTGAAGCGCCTGTGTCAGGAGATGCACGATCTGTACGTCAGCCACGACGTGAAGGATCTGCAAAAGGCGATGTTCCGCCAGCAGAGCCTGCCAAAAGTGGCGATGAACCCGCAGGATGCCAATATCGAATTTATTCGCGGGAACGTGGAGCTGGTGCCGATCGCTGAGGCAGAAGGACGCATCGCGGCGGAAGGCGCGCTGCCTTATCCTCCGGGCGTGCTGTGCGTGGTGCCGGGCGAAGTGTGGGGCGGGGCGGTTCAGCGCTATTTCCTGGCGCTGGAAGAGGGGCTGAACCTGCTGCCGGGCTTCTCACCGGAGTTGCAGGGCGTGTATGTCGAAGCGGGTGAAGACGGCGTGAAGCGCCTGCAGGGGTATGTGCTGGCGTGA
- a CDS encoding type 1 glutamine amidotransferase domain-containing protein has product MKILMVLTSHDRLGNTGRKTGFWLEELAAPYYAFKDAGAQITLASPKGGNPPLDPKSNEPDFQTEHTHRFEADAAATAQLAATVRLDSISAADYDAVFYPGGHGPLWDLAEDENSIRLIENFLAANKHVALVCHAPGVLRHVTTPEGKPLVAGRKVTGFTNSEEEAVGLTEVVPFLVEDELIAKGGIYSKGPDWSSYVVSDGLLITGQNPTSSAATAEQLLKQLAE; this is encoded by the coding sequence ATGAAGATTCTTATGGTGTTAACCTCACACGATCGGCTGGGCAATACCGGACGCAAAACCGGTTTCTGGCTGGAAGAGCTGGCTGCGCCCTACTACGCATTTAAAGATGCCGGCGCGCAGATCACCCTGGCCTCGCCAAAAGGCGGCAACCCGCCGTTAGATCCAAAAAGTAATGAGCCTGACTTCCAGACTGAGCATACTCACCGCTTTGAGGCCGATGCGGCAGCAACCGCCCAGCTCGCCGCGACAGTTCGCCTGGACAGCATTTCAGCGGCTGACTACGACGCAGTATTCTATCCAGGCGGCCACGGTCCACTATGGGATCTGGCCGAGGATGAAAACTCCATCAGGCTTATCGAGAACTTCCTGGCGGCTAACAAACACGTCGCCCTGGTTTGCCACGCGCCGGGCGTGCTGCGCCACGTCACAACGCCTGAAGGAAAACCGCTGGTGGCAGGCAGAAAGGTGACCGGCTTCACCAACAGTGAAGAAGAAGCGGTCGGCCTGACTGAGGTGGTGCCATTCCTGGTGGAAGACGAGCTGATTGCCAAAGGCGGGATCTACTCCAAAGGCCCGGACTGGAGTTCCTATGTGGTCAGTGATGGCCTGCTGATCACCGGACAAAACCCAACGTCGTCTGCAGCGACGGCAGAACAGCTGCTTAAACAGCTGGCTGAATAG